From Salinicoccus roseus, one genomic window encodes:
- the hslV gene encoding ATP-dependent protease subunit HslV, producing MAIKGTTIFAIRHKDKMAMAGDGQVTLGNQVVMKHSARKVRRLFDDKVVAGFAGSVADAFTLFEKFEANLYAYNGNLTRAAVELAKEWRGDKILRQLEAMLIVMDKETLLLVSGTGEVIEPDDGILAIGSGGNFALSAGRAMKLHGDNLDAPTIARDSLLIASEICVFTNDHIIVETIE from the coding sequence ATGGCAATAAAAGGGACAACGATATTTGCCATACGGCATAAAGACAAGATGGCAATGGCCGGCGACGGCCAGGTGACGCTCGGCAACCAGGTGGTGATGAAGCACTCCGCACGCAAGGTCAGACGCCTTTTCGACGACAAGGTCGTTGCAGGGTTTGCCGGCAGCGTTGCAGATGCATTCACACTGTTTGAAAAATTCGAAGCGAACCTGTATGCCTATAACGGCAATCTTACACGGGCGGCCGTCGAGCTCGCCAAGGAATGGCGGGGCGACAAGATCCTCAGGCAGCTTGAGGCCATGCTGATCGTTATGGATAAGGAGACGCTGCTTCTGGTCAGCGGTACCGGAGAAGTCATCGAACCGGATGACGGCATCCTCGCCATCGGCAGCGGCGGCAATTTTGCACTGAGCGCCGGCCGGGCGATGAAGCTTCACGGCGACAATCTGGATGCCCCGACGATAGCGCGGGACAGCCTGCTGATCGCGAGTGAAATCTGCGTCTTCACCAATGACCATATAATTGTAGAAACGATTGAGTAA
- the tsf gene encoding translation elongation factor Ts, with the protein MAISAKLVKELREKTGAGMMDCKKALQETDGDIDKAADYLREKGISKAAKKADRIAAEGIVHVASKGNDGVIVEINSETDFVARNEEFQKLVKDIAEHILDTKPADIEALNASEMNGKKVEDVMNEAVAKIGEKLTLRRFALAEKTDNDSFGEYLHMGGRIGVLTLVEGSTDDAAAKDVAMHAAALNPKYVSKDEVSQDELEHEREVLKQQALNEGKPEKIVDKMVEGRMRKYLEEICIVDQPFVKDSDQTVEQFLKSKGGTLKTFIRFEVGEGLEKRQENFADEVMGQVNK; encoded by the coding sequence ATGGCTATTTCTGCAAAATTGGTTAAAGAACTACGTGAAAAAACTGGTGCTGGAATGATGGACTGCAAGAAGGCACTCCAGGAAACTGATGGTGACATCGACAAAGCGGCAGACTATCTCCGTGAAAAAGGCATCTCCAAAGCTGCCAAGAAAGCGGACCGCATCGCTGCTGAAGGCATCGTGCACGTCGCTTCCAAAGGCAATGACGGCGTCATCGTCGAAATCAACTCCGAAACGGACTTTGTTGCACGCAACGAAGAATTCCAAAAACTCGTCAAAGATATCGCAGAGCATATCCTTGATACTAAACCAGCCGACATCGAAGCACTCAATGCTTCAGAAATGAACGGCAAGAAAGTCGAAGACGTCATGAATGAAGCAGTGGCTAAAATCGGGGAGAAACTCACCCTCAGAAGATTCGCACTCGCTGAGAAGACTGACAATGATTCATTCGGCGAATACCTCCACATGGGCGGCCGCATCGGTGTGCTGACACTTGTTGAAGGTTCCACTGACGATGCAGCAGCGAAAGATGTTGCAATGCACGCAGCAGCCCTGAACCCTAAATACGTTTCCAAAGATGAAGTATCCCAGGATGAGCTCGAGCATGAAAGGGAAGTCCTCAAGCAGCAGGCGCTGAATGAAGGCAAGCCTGAGAAGATCGTCGACAAGATGGTTGAAGGCAGAATGCGCAAGTATCTCGAAGAGATCTGCATCGTCGACCAGCCGTTCGTCAAGGATTCCGATCAGACTGTTGAACAGTTCCTGAAATCCAAAGGCGGCACCCTGAAAACTTTCATCCGCTTCGAAGTGGGCGAAGGTCTTGAGAAGAGACAGGAAAACTTCGCTGATGAAGTGATGGGTCAAGTGAATAAATAA
- the xerC gene encoding tyrosine recombinase XerC, producing the protein MDHLGNFMEQLTYQRNLSSHTVSNYKRDINEFLRFLSQEGLDIETFKYMDARNYLNMLYQKQLKKSTVSRKISALRSFYNYLIDKGIRNSNPFTNLPNPKRDKPLPGFLYENEIRGLFDSLDQDSKMYERDRAILELLYATGMRASELLGLTLSHIDFDHGLLKVRGKGNKERVLPFGTHASEALKSYIENHDQAIEANGTLWINQRNGPLTDRGLRYVIDMMVKRSASDLHLHPHKIRHSFATHMLNNGADLRAVQELLGHESLSTTQKYTHVSKEQLRKTYLAHHPANQKR; encoded by the coding sequence ATGGATCATCTGGGGAATTTCATGGAACAGCTCACATATCAGCGCAACCTTTCCTCCCACACGGTCAGCAACTATAAGCGGGATATCAATGAGTTTCTCAGGTTCCTCTCCCAGGAGGGGCTGGACATTGAAACGTTCAAGTACATGGATGCCAGGAACTATCTCAACATGCTTTATCAGAAACAATTGAAGAAATCCACAGTGTCCAGAAAAATATCGGCGCTCAGAAGCTTCTACAACTACCTGATCGACAAAGGGATCCGCAATTCGAACCCCTTTACGAACCTGCCGAACCCGAAACGGGATAAGCCCTTGCCGGGCTTCCTGTACGAGAATGAAATACGCGGGCTTTTCGATTCCCTGGATCAGGATTCTAAAATGTACGAACGGGATAGGGCCATACTGGAACTGCTCTATGCGACTGGCATGCGGGCCTCTGAACTGCTCGGCCTCACATTGTCGCATATCGACTTCGACCACGGGCTGCTCAAGGTGCGCGGAAAGGGCAACAAGGAAAGGGTGCTGCCATTTGGCACCCATGCTTCCGAAGCCCTGAAGTCCTACATCGAAAATCACGATCAGGCAATTGAGGCGAACGGGACATTATGGATCAACCAGAGGAACGGTCCCCTGACCGACAGGGGCCTCCGGTATGTCATCGATATGATGGTCAAGAGGAGCGCAAGCGACCTCCACCTCCATCCGCACAAGATCAGGCACAGCTTTGCGACACATATGCTGAACAATGGTGCCGATCTCAGGGCGGTGCAGGAACTGCTCGGCCATGAATCGCTGTCGACGACCCAGAAATATACGCATGTGTCGAAGGAGCAGCTCAGAAAGACCTATCTCGCGCATCATCCAGCTAATCAGAAGAGGTGA
- a CDS encoding phosphatidate cytidylyltransferase, with translation MKTRTITAIIALSIFVPIVVLGSWPLLITVFLLAYTALYEILKMNRIHIFSIPGMLSMVALFIVMMPQESYMPYISMFQVDLIIVMALLMLSFTVISKNRFSFVDMGFCVLAVAYVGIGFMYFYETREEGIIYILYGLLIVWVTDTGAYLFGRALGRRKLWPQISPNKTLEGFLGGIFCSVLLALLFYLMGWIEGVHVLLFLTLTMILSMFGQLGDLVESALKRHFDVKDSGRLLPGHGGVLDRFDSFIFVLPLMNILPIIT, from the coding sequence ATGAAGACGCGGACGATAACAGCGATCATCGCCTTATCAATATTTGTACCCATTGTCGTTTTGGGCTCATGGCCCCTGCTGATTACAGTCTTCCTTCTGGCCTATACAGCACTGTATGAAATACTTAAGATGAACCGTATCCATATTTTCTCGATTCCGGGAATGCTCTCAATGGTGGCGCTCTTCATCGTCATGATGCCACAGGAATCCTATATGCCCTATATATCGATGTTCCAGGTCGACCTGATCATCGTCATGGCACTGCTCATGCTGAGTTTCACCGTCATCAGCAAGAACAGGTTCTCATTCGTGGATATGGGATTCTGCGTACTTGCAGTGGCGTATGTCGGCATCGGCTTCATGTATTTCTACGAAACGCGGGAAGAGGGGATCATCTACATACTCTACGGTCTGCTGATTGTCTGGGTCACCGACACAGGCGCCTATCTTTTCGGCCGTGCACTGGGGAGAAGGAAGCTATGGCCCCAGATCAGCCCCAACAAGACCCTGGAAGGCTTCCTCGGAGGCATATTCTGCAGCGTCCTGCTGGCCCTCCTGTTCTATCTGATGGGCTGGATTGAAGGTGTACATGTCCTTCTGTTCCTGACGCTCACAATGATACTGAGCATGTTCGGACAACTCGGGGACCTTGTGGAATCCGCGCTGAAGCGTCATTTTGACGTCAAAGATTCGGGGCGTCTGCTGCCGGGTCATGGCGGTGTGCTGGATCGTTTCGACAGCTTCATCTTCGTCCTGCCCCTGATGAACATATTACCGATCATAACTTAA
- the frr gene encoding ribosome recycling factor, producing the protein MSESVLKDAKSKMQKSLESLSRELATIRTGRANSNMLDRVTVDYYGAPTPVNQLAGISVPEARMLTVTPYDKGSVDDVLKAIQQADLGVNPTSDGTMIRITVPQLTEERRKEFVKDARKEGENAKVAVRNIRRDANDELKRLEKDGELTEDDLRSYTEDVQQLTNDYIDQIDKMCDDKETDIMEV; encoded by the coding sequence ATGAGTGAATCAGTCTTAAAAGATGCCAAGTCAAAAATGCAGAAGTCACTGGAAAGCTTGAGCAGGGAACTTGCCACAATCCGTACAGGCCGTGCAAACTCCAACATGCTCGACCGTGTGACGGTGGACTATTACGGTGCGCCGACCCCCGTCAATCAGCTCGCAGGCATCTCTGTGCCTGAAGCACGGATGCTCACAGTGACACCATACGACAAAGGTTCGGTCGATGATGTCCTGAAGGCCATCCAGCAGGCCGATCTTGGTGTAAACCCTACTAGCGACGGCACGATGATCCGCATCACCGTCCCACAGCTGACGGAGGAACGCCGCAAGGAATTCGTCAAGGATGCGCGCAAGGAAGGCGAGAATGCCAAAGTTGCCGTCCGCAACATCAGACGTGATGCGAATGACGAATTGAAGCGTCTTGAAAAAGATGGTGAACTGACTGAAGATGACCTCAGAAGCTATACAGAAGATGTACAGCAGCTGACGAATGACTACATCGATCAGATCGACAAGATGTGCGACGACAAAGAAACCGACATCATGGAAGTCTGA
- the pyrH gene encoding UMP kinase, translating to MPETSKYKRIVLKLSGEALAGEDGFGINPVVIKNIAKQVKEAKDLGVEIAVIVGGGNIWRGKVGSDLGMDRGTADYMGMLATVMNSLALQDSLEQMDCETRVLTSIEMKQVAEPYIRRRAIRHLEKGRIVIFAAGIGNPYFSTDTTAALRAAEVEADVILMGKNNVDGVYSADPKLDGNAHKYDTLTYMEMLQENLQVMDATASSFCMDNDIPLVVFSITEDGNIKRAVSGETIGTEIKK from the coding sequence ATGCCTGAGACTTCCAAATACAAACGTATTGTACTGAAATTGAGTGGTGAGGCCCTGGCTGGTGAGGATGGCTTCGGCATCAACCCGGTCGTAATCAAGAATATCGCCAAACAGGTCAAAGAAGCCAAGGATCTTGGTGTGGAGATTGCCGTCATCGTCGGCGGCGGAAACATCTGGCGCGGGAAGGTCGGCAGCGACCTCGGCATGGACCGTGGCACAGCCGACTATATGGGCATGCTCGCCACCGTCATGAATTCACTTGCACTTCAGGACAGCCTGGAGCAGATGGACTGTGAAACACGGGTGCTCACGTCAATAGAAATGAAGCAGGTGGCTGAACCCTATATAAGAAGACGTGCAATCAGGCATCTTGAAAAGGGCCGCATCGTCATCTTCGCAGCAGGTATAGGCAATCCGTACTTCTCCACCGATACGACTGCAGCACTCCGTGCAGCAGAAGTGGAGGCCGATGTGATCCTGATGGGCAAGAACAACGTGGATGGTGTCTATTCCGCCGATCCGAAACTCGACGGCAATGCACACAAGTACGATACACTCACCTATATGGAAATGCTGCAGGAGAACCTGCAGGTCATGGATGCGACCGCTTCATCCTTTTGTATGGACAATGACATACCGCTTGTGGTATTTTCGATTACAGAAGACGGCAATATAAAACGTGCTGTATCAGGCGAAACGATTGGTACAGAAATCAAAAAGTAA
- the rpsB gene encoding 30S ribosomal protein S2, which produces MAVITMKQLLEAGVHFGHQTRRWNPKMKRYIFTERNGIYIIDLQKTVKKVGEAYDFVKSISEEGGKVLFVGTKKQAQDAIKEEAERAGQLYVNQRWLGGILTNYKTISKRIKRISEIEKMEADGIFDVLPKKEVMELRKEYTRLNKFLGGIREMKEMPKALFIVDPRKERNAIMEAKKLNIPIVAMVDTNCDPDEIDYVIPANDDAIRAVRLMTSKMADAVLEGQQGVSDQEIAAEQNIDMEEGSEEETVEAGESK; this is translated from the coding sequence ATGGCAGTAATTACTATGAAGCAACTGCTTGAAGCTGGTGTACACTTCGGTCACCAGACACGCCGTTGGAACCCGAAAATGAAGAGATACATCTTCACGGAAAGAAACGGCATCTACATCATCGATCTGCAGAAGACAGTCAAAAAAGTAGGAGAGGCTTACGATTTCGTGAAAAGCATCTCTGAAGAAGGCGGAAAAGTCCTTTTTGTCGGTACTAAGAAGCAGGCACAGGACGCAATCAAGGAAGAAGCGGAGCGCGCTGGTCAACTTTACGTCAACCAGAGATGGCTCGGTGGTATCCTGACGAACTACAAAACAATTTCAAAGCGTATCAAACGCATCTCTGAAATCGAGAAAATGGAAGCAGACGGCATCTTCGATGTACTTCCTAAGAAGGAAGTCATGGAACTCCGTAAAGAGTACACACGTCTGAACAAATTCCTCGGCGGTATCCGTGAGATGAAGGAAATGCCGAAGGCACTCTTCATCGTCGACCCTAGAAAAGAGCGCAACGCGATCATGGAAGCGAAGAAACTCAACATTCCGATCGTTGCGATGGTCGATACAAACTGTGATCCGGACGAGATCGACTATGTCATTCCTGCAAACGATGACGCCATCCGTGCGGTCAGACTGATGACAAGCAAAATGGCTGATGCAGTACTGGAAGGCCAGCAGGGCGTATCCGACCAGGAGATCGCTGCTGAGCAGAACATCGACATGGAAGAAGGCTCCGAAGAGGAGACTGTCGAAGCGGGCGAAAGCAAATAA
- the codY gene encoding GTP-sensing pleiotropic transcriptional regulator CodY, with amino-acid sequence MSNLLQKTRDINKLIQSHQGVKVDFKEVSEKVSGVLECNVFIVSRKGKLLGYGINQKIENDRIVEMLEARRFPEEYVEKIMKINETQENIEFEDELTVFPTEDSFQDSETCILPIFGGGERLGTLVLGRVSKQFEEDDLVLAEYAGTVVGMEILREKQEEIEQKARDKASIAMAIRSLSYSEREAIEHIFDELDADEGLLVASKVADRVGITRSVIVNALRKLESAGVIESRSLGMKGTFIKVKKEDFLPELRKES; translated from the coding sequence ATGAGCAACCTACTACAGAAAACAAGAGATATCAACAAGCTGATCCAGAGTCATCAAGGTGTGAAAGTCGATTTCAAGGAAGTATCGGAAAAGGTGAGCGGCGTGCTCGAGTGCAACGTCTTCATCGTTTCACGGAAAGGAAAACTGCTGGGCTACGGCATCAACCAGAAGATCGAGAACGACCGCATCGTTGAAATGCTCGAAGCGAGAAGGTTCCCTGAGGAATATGTCGAAAAGATCATGAAGATCAATGAGACCCAGGAGAACATCGAATTCGAAGATGAACTGACAGTCTTCCCTACAGAAGATTCCTTCCAGGATTCCGAAACATGCATCCTGCCGATCTTCGGCGGCGGAGAGCGTCTTGGCACACTCGTGCTCGGCCGTGTATCCAAGCAGTTCGAAGAAGATGACCTGGTGTTGGCAGAGTATGCCGGCACTGTCGTAGGAATGGAGATTCTCCGTGAAAAGCAGGAGGAGATAGAGCAGAAGGCACGCGACAAGGCGAGCATCGCCATGGCGATCCGTTCCCTCTCCTATTCCGAGCGTGAAGCGATCGAGCACATCTTCGATGAGCTGGATGCGGATGAAGGCCTGCTCGTCGCCTCAAAAGTTGCAGACCGTGTGGGCATCACACGCTCCGTCATCGTAAACGCACTGCGCAAGCTGGAGAGTGCGGGCGTCATCGAATCCCGTTCCCTCGGCATGAAAGGCACCTTCATCAAGGTCAAAAAAGAGGACTTCCTGCCTGAACTCAGAAAAGAAAGCTGA
- the hslU gene encoding ATP-dependent protease ATPase subunit HslU, translating to MRQNLTPREITAKLDDDIIGQHEAKRKVAIAMRNRYRRMQLESSLKDEVVPKNILMIGPTGVGKTEIARRMAKLTGAPFSKVEATKFTEVGYVGRDVESMVRDLVEASVRMVKEEKMKMVEEDAQKLAEERLVGLLAPGEKRRQTNSNPFEMFMNQQSEEEYEEVTPEVRAKRMNLREKLSSGMLEDEEVTIEVEQEQNPMGMMMPGMDEGGMQDMLKQFMPKKKHKRTMPVRKAREYLKREEAEKIVDTDNVNDEAISLAETMGIIFIDEMDKIAKGGQNTGDVSREGVQRDILPIVEGSTVQTKYGPIDTEHILFIGAGAFHVAKPSDLIPELQGRFPIRVELDKLKAEDFVKILSEPQSSLLKQYEALLKTEEVTISFTDEAITEIAEIAFEVNSDTDDIGARRLHTILETLLEELLFEASGMQGAHVEITRQYVESKLNNIKSDKNLSAFIL from the coding sequence TTGAGACAAAATCTTACTCCCAGGGAGATCACTGCAAAACTCGATGATGACATCATCGGCCAGCATGAAGCCAAGCGCAAAGTGGCGATCGCGATGCGCAACCGCTACCGCCGCATGCAGCTCGAGTCTTCATTGAAGGATGAAGTCGTGCCGAAGAACATACTGATGATCGGACCGACCGGAGTCGGCAAGACGGAAATCGCCAGAAGGATGGCAAAGCTTACAGGCGCACCGTTTTCGAAAGTGGAGGCGACGAAGTTTACGGAAGTCGGCTATGTCGGCAGGGATGTCGAAAGCATGGTCCGGGACCTGGTGGAAGCAAGCGTCCGCATGGTCAAGGAAGAAAAGATGAAGATGGTCGAAGAGGATGCACAAAAGCTTGCGGAAGAACGCCTTGTAGGGCTGCTTGCACCAGGTGAGAAGCGCAGGCAGACGAACTCCAATCCTTTCGAGATGTTCATGAACCAGCAGTCAGAGGAGGAGTATGAGGAAGTGACGCCCGAAGTAAGGGCGAAGCGCATGAACCTTCGGGAAAAGCTCTCCTCCGGCATGCTGGAGGATGAAGAGGTCACCATCGAAGTCGAACAGGAGCAGAATCCGATGGGCATGATGATGCCAGGCATGGATGAGGGCGGCATGCAGGATATGCTCAAGCAGTTCATGCCGAAGAAGAAGCACAAGCGCACCATGCCGGTCAGGAAGGCAAGGGAATACCTGAAGCGTGAAGAGGCCGAGAAGATCGTCGATACGGACAATGTCAACGACGAAGCGATATCGCTTGCCGAGACGATGGGCATCATCTTCATCGACGAGATGGATAAGATCGCCAAAGGCGGGCAGAATACCGGGGACGTTTCCCGGGAAGGTGTCCAGAGGGACATCCTGCCGATCGTCGAAGGCAGTACGGTACAGACCAAGTACGGTCCGATAGATACCGAGCATATCCTCTTCATCGGTGCCGGTGCCTTCCATGTCGCCAAACCGAGCGATCTGATCCCGGAACTCCAGGGGCGTTTCCCGATCCGTGTCGAACTCGACAAGCTCAAGGCTGAGGACTTCGTCAAAATATTGTCCGAGCCGCAGAGCTCACTGCTAAAACAGTATGAAGCGCTCCTGAAGACAGAGGAAGTGACCATCTCCTTCACTGATGAAGCCATCACGGAAATCGCGGAAATCGCCTTTGAAGTGAACAGTGATACGGATGACATCGGTGCAAGGCGCCTCCACACGATCCTCGAGACCCTTCTTGAGGAGCTGCTGTTCGAAGCGAGCGGCATGCAGGGGGCGCATGTGGAGATCACCCGGCAGTACGTGGAATCGAAGCTGAACAATATCAAGTCCGACAAGAATCTAAGTGCATTTATCTTATAA
- a CDS encoding isoprenyl transferase — MFGWKKQKRTDSEKELPEHIAIIMDGNGRYAKQKNRPRVNGHYEGMQNVKRITRHASDLGIKYLTLYAFSTENWSRPKSEVNYLMKLPGDFLGTFLPELIEKNVRVGTIGNLDALPIHTRKAVQQAVDKTSRNTGLNLIFALNYGGRDELIQAFRTMAHDVENGDLDPEDITAEMVDHHLMTCTIPDPEMLIRTSGEYRLSNFLLWQSSYSELFFTETLWPEFTTEELDQMISQYRKRERRFGGLNKEEE, encoded by the coding sequence ATGTTTGGTTGGAAGAAGCAAAAGAGAACCGATTCCGAAAAAGAGCTGCCTGAACATATCGCCATCATCATGGATGGAAATGGCAGGTACGCCAAACAGAAAAATAGACCACGGGTAAACGGTCACTATGAAGGCATGCAGAATGTAAAGCGCATCACAAGGCATGCTTCAGATCTCGGCATCAAGTATCTGACTCTATATGCTTTTTCCACGGAGAACTGGTCGCGGCCGAAAAGCGAAGTGAACTATCTGATGAAACTGCCGGGGGACTTCCTCGGAACATTTCTGCCGGAACTTATAGAGAAGAACGTCAGGGTCGGCACCATAGGCAACCTTGATGCCCTGCCGATACATACGAGAAAAGCCGTACAGCAGGCGGTCGATAAGACTTCCCGGAATACGGGGCTCAACCTCATCTTCGCACTCAACTATGGCGGACGGGATGAGCTCATCCAGGCATTTCGGACGATGGCGCACGATGTTGAAAACGGCGATCTCGATCCGGAAGATATTACGGCTGAAATGGTGGACCACCATCTCATGACATGTACAATCCCCGATCCCGAAATGCTGATCCGCACAAGCGGTGAATACAGGCTGAGCAATTTCCTGCTGTGGCAGTCATCATACAGTGAGCTTTTTTTCACCGAGACGCTATGGCCCGAATTTACAACAGAAGAACTCGATCAGATGATTTCACAGTACAGGAAACGTGAGAGAAGGTTCGGGGGACTTAACAAAGAGGAGGAATGA